The proteins below are encoded in one region of Penicillium psychrofluorescens genome assembly, chromosome: 4:
- a CDS encoding uncharacterized protein (ID:PFLUO_006671-T1.cds;~source:funannotate) codes for MSTPSQLNAQHIRNFVPTLHTKPYPAIDPSRVKLPSPYVVCIIGGRGAAAGGIARAYVQAGASGLILAARTRFALEETANEVRSINPATKVVVAECDITSSASVESLTRTTKSEFDGHLDVVAVNAGYSGPMVADVLKELPSDFQTAFDVNTVGCFHAAHHFLPLLLASETGAKSFIGISSISAPMVAGWAAHAHYCASKAAQTRLIEMINEQYASKGIFCTSLHPGGLQSEFAHKVVSEEFWSAALIDSPDLVGAFCVWLTKPGARKEVLNGRFLSCKWDVSELEKKFDEISEKDLLRFRIAVA; via the exons ATGTCAACTCCGAGCCAACTGAATGCTCAGCATATTCGGAACTTCGTCCCCACCCTCCACACAAAGCCTTACCCAGCCATCGATCCATCGCGGGTTAAGCTGCCTTCCCCTTATGTAGTCTGTATAATTggcggaagaggagcagcagcaggtggGATCGCCAGGGCATATGTGCAAGCCGGGGCATCCGGTCTCATCTTGGCTGCAAGGACACGCTTCGCACTGGAAGAGACAGCCAACGAAGTCCGTTCCATCAACCCCGCCACTAAGGTCGTGGTTGCAGAATGCGATATCACATCCAGCGCTAGCGTCGAGTCTCTTACCCGAACGACAAAATCCGAGTTCGACGGCCATTTAGATGTTGTGGCGGTGAATGCAGGCTACTCCGGCCCGATGGTTGCAGATGTCTTGAAAGAGTTGCCCAGCGACTTCCAGACCGCGTTCGATGTCAATACAGTAGGCTGCTTTCATGCTGCCCATCACTTCCTACCTTTATTGCTGGCAAGTGAAACTGGGGCCAAAAGCTTTATTGGGATTAGCTCTATATCTGCGCCCATGGTGGCCGGGTGGGCTGCGCATGCCCATTACTGTGCAAGCAAGGCGGCACAGACACGCTTGATCGAGATGATCAATGAGCAATATGCCAGCAAAGGCATATTCTGTACAAGCTTGCATCCAGGTGGGCTTCAAAGTGAATTCGCACACAAGGTTGTGTCGGAGGAGTTCTGGTCTG CGGCCTTGATCGATAGTCCTGATTTGGTCGGTGCTTTTTGCGTCTGGTTGACCAAGCCCGGTGCTAGGAAGGAGGTTCTGAATGGCCGGTTCCTCTCTTGTAAATGGGATGTCagcgagctggagaagaagttcgaTGAGATTTCGGAGAAGGACTTGTTACGGTTCCGGATCGCCGTGGCTTGA
- a CDS encoding uncharacterized protein (ID:PFLUO_006673-T1.cds;~source:funannotate), which yields MPRERFSRSRSGCLECRKKHQKCDEQQPLCSLCAERGLNCKYPSDFKWIRQTEPCLSRHRPRRRGDQPLPERIRRSPALFGDVGFGSTEEKVAWEYYVRLVSSNVPALDGPDNPYRQVSVAALSSPILLETIVCIATEHMLNFGLSSVSVAAERQQRMLRTIGHNLAVINTQTRRSLQSTAVQRNRDHEALLTAVVLQGIVVAQTADGVLEPHIKCALFLMQTLNRFHHIPESPLARMTAQRFAMVDVMLAISRQRRPYAPRDFVLYQPDGPRWDLTEPSFHKMTGCPQPLMCFLVRISHLACDVDEGLGKGVSMDSVLGEAFCLENELRAWGLRYTGTITNTSPPLEILTECFYWTAHLLLARRVFRDATCSARVQHLSHTCFRLMGHLYTGCGPDSSLPQPFYLAAREAVTPTDREWVRQKHEEMTAYYREQQRNLAMSLTEQIWQQTDTSATPEAAIKALDRESCLFIF from the exons ATGCCTCGAGAACGATTCTCGCGATCGCGAAGTG GATGTCTCGAGTGTCGCAAGAAACACCAGAAGTGCGATGAGCAACAACCTCTGTGTTCGCTCTGTGCAGAGCGAGGACTCAATTGCAAGTACCCCTCGGACTTCAAGTGGATCAGGCAGACGGAGCCGTGTTTGTCAAGACACAGACCCCGACGCAGAGGAGATCAACCACTCCCAGAACGGATAAGGAGGTCGCCTGCATTGTTTGGAGATGTCGGATTTGGATCTACTGAAGAAAAGGTTGCGTGGGAGTATT ATGTGAGACTTGTATCATCGAATGTGCCCGCGTTAGATGGGCCAGACAATCCCTACCGCCAAGTATCCGTCGCAGCTCTGTCGTCACCGATCCTGCTCGAGACCATCGTGTGCATCGCGACGGAGCATATGCTCAATTTCGGACTGAGCAGCGTATCTGTGGCTGCAGAGCGTCAGCAGCGAATGCTCCGAACAATCGGACACAACCTCGCCGTCATCAACACGCAGACCCGGCGTTCTCTACAAAGCACCGCGGTGCAGCGAAACCGGGACCATGAGGCTCTTCTCACTGCCGTCGTCTTACAAGGCATTGTGGTCGCCCAAACTGCCGACGGGGTACTCGAGCCGCATATCAAGTGCGCACTATTTCTCATGCAGACATTGAATCGTTTCCACCATATCCCGGAGAGCCCTCTCGCACGCATGACAGCTCAGCGCTTCGCGATGGTTGATGTAATGCTGGCCATCTCTCGACAACGTCGACCATATGCCCCCCGGGATTTCGTGTTATATCAGCCCGATGGCCCGCGGTGGGATCTGACGGAGCCCTCGTTTCACAAAATGACGGGTTGTCCTCAGCCCTTGATGTGTTTTCTTGTGCGAATCTCCCACCTGGCCTGTGATGTGGATGAGGGACTAGGGAAGGGCGTGTCTATGGATAGTGTTCTCGGTGAAGCATTTTGCCTGGAGAATGAGCTTCGTGCCTGGGGATTGCGATACACGGGGACAATCACCAACACCTCTCCACCACTCGAAATTCTCACAGAATGTTTCTACTGGACCGCCCATCTACTACTCGCACGCCGTGTGTTCCGGGACGCCACCTGCTCGGCCCGGGTGCAGCACTTGTCGCATACCTGTTTCCGCCTGATGGGCCACCTCTACACAGGTTGCGGGCCCGATTCATCTCTCCCACAACCCTTCTACCTGGCCGCCCGAGAAGCCGTGACGCCGACCGATCGTGAGTGGGTGCGGCAGAAGCACGAGGAGATGACGGCGTATTACCGCGAGCAACAGCGCAACCTGGCGATGTCACTGACCGAGCAGATCTGGCAGCAGACCGACACATCGGCCACTCCGGAGGCGGCGATCAAAGCGCTGGATCGGGAGTCGTGTTTGTTTATATTTTAA
- a CDS encoding uncharacterized protein (ID:PFLUO_006674-T1.cds;~source:funannotate), which produces MSSETPDPQGHGAAIKAPSSSPPASDSTPSPSPSSATTAPSSTASRRPPRKSTLTQQQKNNKRQRATQDQLVTLEVEFNKNPTPTAATRERIAQDISMTERSVQIWFQNRRAKIKMLAKKSIETGEGCDSIPESMRHYLAMQFDPNKQGSGDSLGHTGGFAAPGSMYANENPSGKVVISHFTCRSLTVGNWRRIGQNAMDLVIFYSPDKACMTYYINNDSAGYKIEYPFAYIKNITLETGDSGPGPNGAPPRPGGLVVELNRPPMFYMDSSNSGGFYQCGDFTEEQQASRIMVHHLGGHPKVLSVQLAKLVSLESFQNRLAYNNSSSNNNNSVAMQGAMSPPFIQRPASQPNHFANAAPFLGMYHDTHHLGIMMPPAPRGHKRQRSRSVPAAIDLSAFQGPTSSYHLPQTPAAFSHADTGIYAPVPQSVHALPTDLRLETDSYGLEFRNPMSAATTASPSDFASPSMFNTTVQGESTPVASMAPSFNVSYASPRPNDNSTLGSHTASPYSSVSPADPLIADHSPPLSNMSHSSSDMYGFTHDQQSPFVDDGISMNDMYSKQQVNFGVSQDAPSFDLPMHGFTGHPSPALGDYSHQNMGNLDDVNSHGMPSGS; this is translated from the exons ATGTCTTCGGAAACACCCGACCCACAGGGTCACGGCGCGGCCATCAAGgcaccctcatcctcaccaccTGCCTCAGACTCGACTCCGTCGCCATCCCCGTCGAGCGCCACTACGGCTCCGTCGTCGACGGCGTCCCGCCGACCTCCGCGCAAAAGCACTCTgacccagcagcagaagaacaatAAACGACAGCGGGCGACTCAGGATCAGCTCGTCACTCTCGAGGTCGAGTTCAACAAGAACCCGACTCCGACTGCTGCGACGAGGGAACGCATTGCGCAGGATATCAGCATGACGGAGCGGTCGGTTCAGATTTGGTTCCAGAACCG CCGTGCCAAAATTAAGATGCTcgcgaagaagagcattgaGACTGGTGAGGGCTGTGACTCCATCCCAGAGTCCATGCGCCATTACCTCGCGATGCAGTTCGACCCGAACAAGCAGGGCTCCGGAGATTCCCTGGGGCACACTGGCGGTTTCGCTGCACCTGGCAGTATGTATGCCAACGAGAACCCGTCTGGCAAAGTTG TGATCTCTCACTTCACCTGCCGGTCTTTGACTGTCGGAAACTGGCGTCGCATTGGCCAAAATGCGATGGATCTTGTCATCTTCTACTCGCCCGACAAGGCCTGCATGACGTACTATATCAACAACGACTCTGCTGGTTATAAAATCGAGTACCCTTTTGCCTATATCAAGAACATTACCTTGGAAACTGGTGATTCTGGCCCGGGGCCCAATGGCGCCCCGCCTCGACCAGGTGGCCTTGTTGTGGAGCTGAACCGTCCGCCAATGTTCTACATGGACTCCTCCAACTCTGGAGGATTCTACCAGTGCGGCGACTTCACGGAAGAGCAGCAAGCCAGTCGTATTATGGTGCACCATCTAGGTGGCCACCCGAAAGTCTTGAGTGTCCAATTGGCCAAGCTGGTCTCGCTCGAGTCCTTCCAGAATCGCCTGGCAtacaacaacagcagcagcaacaacaacaattCCGTTGCGATGCAGGGGGCGATGTCACCGCCGTTTATACAACGTCCGGCTTCCCAACCCAATCACTTTGCCAATGCTGCTCCTTTCCTGGGCATGTATCATGACACCCATCATTTGGGTATCATGATGCCCCCTGCTCCCCGCGGTCATAAGCGCCAACGCAGCCGTTCGGTGCCCGCAGCGATTGACCTTTCAGCCTTTCAAGGCCCGACCTCTTCGTACCACCTTCCGCAGACCCCGGCTGCGTTCAGCCACGCTGATACTGGCATCTACGCACCGGTTCCTCAATCCGTGCATGCTCTTCCCACAGACCTGCGTCTTGAGACTGACAGCTATGGCCTCGAATTCCGGAATCCAATGTCTGCAGCGACAACTGCATCGCCATCTGATTTCGCGAGCCCGTCCATGTTCAACACCACTGTACAGGGAGAATCAACGCCCGTTGCTAGCATGGCCCCGTCTTTCAACGTATCGTACGCCTCTCCCCGACCGAACGACAATTCGACCTTGGGCTCTCACACGGCGTCCCCATACTCCAGTGTGAGCCCTGCGGATCCCTTGATTGCGGACCACTCGCCTCCCCTTTCGAACATGTCGCACTCTTCGTCTGATATGTACGGTTTCACGCACGACCAACAATCGCCCTTCGTTGACGATGGTATCTCGATGAACGACATGTATTCCAAGCAGCAAGTAAACTTTGGTGTGTCGCAAGATGCCCCCAGTTTCGACCTGCCCATGCATGGGTTTACTGGGCACCCTTCGCCAGCCCTGGGTGACTACTCCCACCAGAACATGGGGAATCTCGATGATGTGAACTCACACGGCATGCCCTCTGGGTCCTGA
- a CDS encoding uncharacterized protein (ID:PFLUO_006672-T1.cds;~source:funannotate): MGDYKPTSTVSPAPAMTGKPIENEATDPQSAVLYRQLRQKPLNIVGGRGSYLITDDGQEILDATCGAAVSCLGHSDERVHAAILDQLQKIPYCYSLYFTNSAAEDLSKFLVNSTGGKMSRSFIVSSGTEAVEAAVKMAIQYFTELPTPQPQRINLISRQSSYHGNTLGSLAVGHHVARRAIYENILSKNVHHVSQCYPYRNMQSNETTESYVARLAQELEDEFQRLGPDTVCAFVAETMTGATLGCVPALPGYLKAMKVVCERHGALLILDEVMSGMGRTGTLHAWEQEDVVPDLQTIAKGLGAGYAPIAGLLINKHVVDTLTKGTGAFVHGQTYQGHPVSCAAAYKVQKLIQEDNLLANVRAMGEYLGQLLHERLDSHPHVGDIRGRGLFWALEFVQDKTTKEPYSPSKTLAWTLHTAGLKPDYSISLMPGNGGIDGKNGDHIILAPPYNTTKAEIETIVDRTARVIQEVLG; the protein is encoded by the exons ATGGGTGACTATAAGCCAACCAGCACTGTCTCCCCGGCACCCGCCATGACTGGAAAGCCCATTGAGAATGAAGCTACCGATCCCCAAAGTGCGGTCCTCTACCGACAGCTTCGCCAAAAGCCTCTCAACATCGTTGGAGGGAGAGGCAGCTACCTGATCACGGATGATGGTCAAGAAATCCTGGATGCCACTTGCGGTGCTGCGGTCTCCTGTCTCGGCCACAGTGATGAGCGTGTGCACGCCGCCATCCTAGATCAGCTGCAAAAGATCCCCTACTGCTACTCTTTGTATTTCACCAACAGCGCTGCAGAGGATCTTTCCAAGTTTCTTGTTAACTCAACCGGGGGCAAGATGTCCCGCTCGTTCATTGTGAGCTCGG GTACCGAAGCTGTCGAGGCAGCTGTCAAAATGGCAATTCAGTATTTCACCGAATTACCAACTCCACAGCCCCAGCGTATCAACCTCATCTCCCGCCAGTCGTCCTACCATGGCAACACGCTAGGATCACTTGCTGTCGGACATCATGTTGCTCGCAGAGCCATCTACGAGAACATCCTGTCGAAAAATGTCCATCATGTCTCGCAGTGCTATCCTTACCGCAATATGCAGAGCAACGAAACCACCGAGAGCTATGTAGCTCGACTGGCccaggaactcgaggatGAATTCCAGAGATTGGGACCAGATACTGTGTGTGCATTCGTGGCTGAAACTATGACCGGCGCT ACCCTAGGGTGTGTGCCCGCATTGCCGGGATATCTCAAAGCAATGAAGGTCGTCTGCGAGCGGCACGGTGCCCTATTGATATTGGACGAGGTGATGTCTGGAATGGGACGAACGGGAACCCTTCACGCCTGGGAGCAGGAAGACGTCGTCCCGGATCTCCAGACCATTGCCAAGGGTCTCGGTGCTGGCTATGCACCCATCGCAGGCTTGCTGATTAACAAGCACGTTGTGGATACCTTGACCAAGGGTACAGGAGCATTTGTTCACGGGCAGACGTACCAAGGCCACCCAGTCTCATGTGCGGCCGCGTACAAGGTGCAGAAACTTATACAAGAAGACAATCTTCTCGCGAATGTGCGGGCCATGGGCGAGTatctcggccagcttcttcacgAGCGATTGGACAGTCATCCCCATGTCGGTGATATCCGTGGGAGGGGTCTGTTCTGGGCT CTCGAATTTGTGCAGGATAAGACCACAAAAGAACCATATTCTCCCTCGAAGACCCTGGCGTGGACGCTTCACACTGCTGGCTTGAAGCCCGATTATTCTATCTCGCTCATGCCTGGAAATGGGGGGATTGATGGCAAGAATGGCGATCATATTATTCTGGCGCCGCCGTACAATACTACCAAGGCTGAGATAGAGACGATTGTCGATCGGACGGCTCGTGTGATCCAGGAAGTTTTGGGTTAG
- a CDS encoding uncharacterized protein (ID:PFLUO_006670-T1.cds;~source:funannotate), with the protein MTHGPYPSAAKLKDDFYERGNRHLLSFANPDSFTFAIIDKTRPSSPEDPEGELAGTVSYCDASAVHLVTEIGFIIILPPYQRSHVATNALGLLLNYALNEPDQGGLGLRRVHWMASAANTASARLAERMGFERVGFTPWQMRFVKGKEKGKIGNGKEPPSGSDPADLWRDTVDLSLAWDQWQRGAKEKTQKAMVR; encoded by the coding sequence ATGACCCATGGGCCATATCCATCTGCTGCAAAGCTCAAAGACGACTTCTATGAGCGAGGCAACAGGCACCTACTCTCCTTTGCCAACCCAGACTCTTTCACTTTTGCTATCATCGATAAGACGcgtccatcatctccagAGGACCCTGAGGGTGAACTAGCCGGCACTGTGAGTTACTGTGACGCATCGGCAGTACATCTCGTCACCGAAATTGGGTTTATCATCATTCTCCCACCGTATCAACGGAGCCATGTGGCAACCAATGCTCTCGGACTGCTCTTGAATTATGCTCTGAATGAGCCCGACCAAGGAGGGCTTGGTCTTCGCAGAGTGCATTGGATGGCTAGTGCGGCCAATACAGCCAGTGCGCGACTTGCAGAGAGAATGGGGTTCGAAAGAGTCGGATTCACGCCGTGGCAAATGCGATTCGTCAAGGGTAAAGAGAAGGGCAAAATTGGAAACGGTAAGGAACCACCCTCTGGAAGTGACCCAGCGGATCTGTGGAGGGATACGGTTGATCTAAGCCTAGCATGGGACCAGTGGCAGAGAGGTGCAAAAGAGAAAACCCAGAAGGCAATGGTCAGATAG